A window of Streptomyces gilvosporeus contains these coding sequences:
- the bioB gene encoding biotin synthase BioB, whose amino-acid sequence MDLLNTLVDKGLRRELPTREEALAVLATSDDELLDVVAAAGKVRRQWFGRRVKLNYLVNLKSGLCPEDCSYCSQRLGSKAEILKYTWLKPDDASKAAAAGVAGGAKRVCLVASGRGPTDKDVDRVSETISTIKEQNEGVEVCACLGLLSDGQAERLRTAGADAYNHNLNTSEATYGDICTTHDFSDRVSTVQQAQAAGMSACSGLIAGMGESDADLVDVVFALRDLDPDSVPVNFLIPFEGTPLAEEWNLTPQRALRILAMVRFVCPDVEVRLAGGREVHLRSLQPLALHLVNSIFLGDYLTSEGQAGKDDLAMIADAGFEVEGTDTTTLPEHRTGSEAATPAEEAPAAAVPAPPSDDTRRDLVSVRRRGAGTDLPPNA is encoded by the coding sequence ATGGACCTGCTGAACACACTGGTGGACAAGGGACTGCGGCGCGAGTTGCCGACCCGCGAAGAGGCGCTCGCCGTACTGGCGACCTCCGATGACGAGCTGCTCGATGTCGTGGCCGCGGCCGGAAAGGTGCGCCGCCAGTGGTTCGGGCGGCGGGTCAAGCTCAACTATCTGGTCAACCTCAAGTCGGGCCTGTGCCCCGAGGACTGCTCGTACTGCTCGCAGCGGCTGGGCTCGAAGGCCGAGATCCTCAAGTACACCTGGCTCAAGCCCGATGACGCCTCCAAGGCGGCGGCCGCCGGTGTGGCGGGCGGTGCCAAGCGGGTCTGCCTGGTGGCCAGTGGGCGCGGGCCGACGGACAAGGACGTCGACCGGGTCTCGGAGACCATCTCCACCATCAAGGAGCAGAACGAGGGCGTGGAGGTGTGCGCCTGTCTGGGTCTGCTCTCCGACGGCCAGGCCGAACGGCTGCGCACCGCGGGGGCAGATGCGTACAACCACAACCTCAACACCTCGGAAGCCACGTACGGCGATATCTGCACCACACACGACTTCTCCGACCGGGTCTCGACCGTCCAGCAGGCCCAGGCGGCGGGCATGTCCGCCTGCTCCGGCCTGATCGCCGGTATGGGCGAGAGCGACGCCGACCTGGTCGATGTGGTCTTCGCCCTGCGCGACCTGGACCCCGACTCCGTCCCCGTCAACTTCCTGATCCCCTTCGAGGGCACCCCCCTCGCCGAGGAATGGAACCTCACCCCCCAGCGCGCGCTGCGCATCCTGGCGATGGTGCGGTTCGTCTGCCCGGACGTCGAGGTACGGCTCGCCGGCGGCCGCGAGGTGCATCTGCGCAGCCTCCAGCCGCTCGCCCTGCACCTGGTCAACTCCATCTTCCTCGGCGACTATCTGACCAGTGAGGGCCAGGCCGGCAAGGACGATCTGGCGATGATCGCGGACGCCGGGTTCGAGGTCGAGGGCACGGACACCACGACGCTGCCGGAGCACCGTACGGGCAGCGAGGCGGCGACCCCGGCCGAGGAGGCTCCCGCGGCGGCCGTCCCCGCGCCGCCCTCGGACGACACCCGCCGGGACCTGGTCTCGGTACGCCGCCGTGGCGCCGGCACCGACCTGCCGCCCAATGCCTGA
- a CDS encoding 8-amino-7-oxononanoate synthase translates to MPQESATAPPRDAIAPGPAASVRPVSGAAFDWIDAAHDHRRRAGLVRTLRPRPAASPLLDLAGNDYLGLARHPEVTDAAARAARQWGAGATGSRLVTGSTELHAQLEAELAAFCGFEAALVLSSGYAANLAAVTALTDRTTLLVSDAGNHASLIDGCRLSRARTEVTPHADPAAVRAALDGHRGRALAVTDSVFSVDGDAAPLGALAAACRAHGAALLVDDAHGLGVLGDGGRGAVAAAGLAGDADVVTTVTLSKALGSQGGAVLGPARVIEHLVNTARSFIFDTGLAPAAAGGALAALRLLRREPQRSRRAREVAAALHTRLTAAGLSAVRPDAAVVSVQAPSPQQAVRWAADCREAGLAVGCFRPPSVPDGISRLRLTARGDLTDDQVDTAVGVIIATAPAG, encoded by the coding sequence ATGCCACAGGAATCAGCCACCGCGCCGCCGCGTGACGCCATCGCACCGGGCCCGGCCGCATCCGTACGCCCGGTGTCCGGCGCGGCCTTCGACTGGATCGACGCGGCGCACGACCACCGCCGACGCGCCGGGCTGGTCCGTACGCTGCGGCCCCGCCCCGCCGCCTCCCCGCTGCTGGACCTGGCCGGCAACGACTATCTGGGGCTGGCCCGCCACCCCGAGGTCACCGACGCCGCCGCCCGCGCCGCCCGGCAGTGGGGCGCGGGCGCGACCGGCTCCCGCCTGGTGACCGGCAGCACCGAACTGCACGCCCAACTGGAGGCCGAACTGGCCGCGTTCTGCGGCTTCGAGGCGGCGCTGGTGCTGTCCTCGGGCTATGCGGCCAACCTCGCCGCCGTCACCGCGCTCACCGACCGCACCACCCTCCTCGTCTCCGACGCGGGCAACCACGCCTCCCTGATCGACGGCTGCCGCCTGTCCCGGGCCCGTACGGAGGTCACCCCGCACGCCGACCCGGCGGCCGTACGCGCCGCACTCGACGGCCACCGGGGGCGGGCGCTGGCCGTGACCGACTCGGTGTTCTCCGTCGACGGCGATGCCGCGCCGCTGGGCGCGCTCGCCGCGGCCTGCCGGGCGCACGGTGCCGCGCTCCTCGTCGACGACGCGCACGGGCTGGGCGTGCTGGGCGACGGCGGACGCGGCGCGGTGGCGGCCGCCGGGCTCGCCGGGGACGCCGACGTGGTGACCACCGTGACGCTCTCCAAGGCGCTCGGCTCCCAGGGCGGCGCGGTCCTCGGCCCGGCCCGGGTCATCGAGCATCTGGTCAACACCGCCCGGTCGTTCATCTTCGACACCGGCCTGGCCCCCGCGGCGGCTGGCGGCGCGCTCGCCGCGCTCCGGCTGCTCCGCCGCGAACCCCAGCGCTCCCGGCGTGCCCGCGAGGTGGCCGCCGCCCTGCACACGCGGCTCACCGCGGCCGGTCTGTCGGCGGTACGGCCGGATGCCGCGGTGGTCTCCGTACAGGCGCCGTCCCCGCAGCAGGCGGTCCGCTGGGCGGCCGACTGCCGCGAGGCCGGGCTCGCGGTCGGCTGCTTCCGGCCGCCGTCCGTCCCGGACGGGATCTCCCGGCTGCGGCTCACCGCCCGGGGAGACCTGACGGACGATCAGGTCGATACGGCGGTGGGCGTGATCATCGCCACCGCACCGGCCGGTTGA
- a CDS encoding hemolysin family protein, with protein sequence MTDLLLLGVAFLLTLACGVFVAAEFSLTTVERSDLERAAERGERGADSALKAVRSLTFQLSGAQLGITVTGLVIGMLSKPAIATLLAGPLAAIGLARSVAESAALVLGTAISTVALMVIGELVPKNWAISSPLAIAKNVATAQRGFSATFKPFIRHLNNAANHMVRRMGLEPAEELASARGPQELVALARHSAKEGALEADTAELFVRSLALSELTAENVMTPRVQVMALEVQSTAEDVANATRATGLSRFPVYRGSLDSVVGVAHIKDVLAVPAERRPRLPVAELLREPLLVPETLTVDRLLDRLSGRRTMAVVIDEYGGTAGVATLEDIVEEVVGEVRDEHDPLETPDLAPAGSDAEGRAAYQADGAARTDQLERIGLRPPDGPYETLAGLIATELGRIPVRGDTVEVAGWTMDVLDASGHRAARVLLHAPLAGGGGAGTEAGR encoded by the coding sequence ATGACCGACCTGCTTCTGCTGGGCGTGGCGTTCCTCCTGACACTGGCCTGCGGCGTCTTCGTCGCGGCCGAGTTCTCGCTGACGACCGTCGAGCGCAGCGACCTCGAACGTGCGGCCGAGCGCGGCGAGCGCGGTGCGGACAGCGCCCTCAAGGCGGTCCGCAGCCTGACCTTCCAGCTCTCCGGCGCGCAGCTGGGCATCACGGTGACCGGCCTGGTCATCGGCATGCTCTCCAAACCGGCCATCGCCACGCTGCTGGCCGGACCGCTCGCCGCGATCGGTCTAGCGCGTTCGGTCGCCGAGTCGGCGGCGCTGGTCCTGGGTACGGCGATCTCCACGGTCGCCCTGATGGTCATCGGCGAGCTGGTGCCGAAGAACTGGGCGATCTCCAGCCCGCTGGCCATCGCCAAGAACGTCGCCACCGCTCAGCGCGGCTTCAGCGCGACGTTCAAACCGTTCATCAGGCATCTCAACAACGCCGCGAACCACATGGTGCGCCGGATGGGCCTGGAGCCCGCCGAGGAGCTGGCCTCCGCCCGCGGGCCGCAGGAGCTGGTGGCGCTGGCCCGGCATTCGGCCAAGGAGGGCGCGCTGGAGGCGGACACCGCCGAGCTGTTCGTCCGCAGCCTGGCCCTGTCCGAGCTGACCGCGGAGAACGTGATGACGCCGCGGGTGCAGGTGATGGCACTGGAGGTGCAGTCCACGGCCGAGGACGTCGCCAATGCGACCCGGGCGACGGGGCTGTCCCGTTTCCCGGTCTACCGCGGCAGCCTGGACAGCGTCGTCGGGGTCGCGCACATCAAGGACGTCCTGGCCGTCCCGGCGGAGCGCCGCCCCCGCCTGCCGGTCGCCGAGCTGCTGCGCGAGCCGCTGCTGGTGCCGGAGACGCTGACCGTGGACCGGCTGCTGGACCGGCTGTCGGGCCGGCGGACCATGGCCGTGGTCATCGACGAGTACGGGGGCACGGCCGGTGTCGCGACGCTGGAGGACATCGTCGAGGAGGTGGTGGGCGAGGTCCGCGACGAGCACGACCCGCTGGAGACGCCCGATCTGGCACCGGCCGGATCCGACGCCGAGGGCCGCGCCGCCTACCAGGCCGACGGCGCCGCCCGCACCGACCAGCTGGAGCGGATCGGCCTGCGGCCGCCGGACGGGCCGTACGAGACGCTGGCCGGGCTGATCGCGACCGAGCTGGGCCGCATCCCGGTGCGCGGCGACACCGTCGAGGTCGCCGGCTGGACGATGGACGTGCTCGATGCCTCCGGGCACCGCGCCGCGCGGGTGCTGCTGCACGCGCCCCTGGCGGGCGGCGGAGGTGCGGGGACGGAGGCCGGCCGGTGA
- a CDS encoding LysR family transcriptional regulator, with translation MYDPTRLAALVAVAEAGSITRAADRLGYTAPALSQQLAKLEREAGAALLVRHHRGARLTAAGELLLVRARRVLDELDLARHELARLTGLSGGRLRVGTFETAGTHLLPPALSSFRRAHPDVELSVTEFVPPQEMTAVALGEVDLALTHEYVPGEAVPVPDGVRLEPLLTEELVLVTAPGHALSAGTGRLALSELAGQPLVSMAPANPNRRAVEAALAAAGASVAVRCESPGYGVVCALVSAGMGVAVVPEMMAVGAVTPLGMRRLDPPELRRTISVASRSGSGTPAADTLRALLHGAFARKPAS, from the coding sequence GTGTACGACCCCACCCGGCTGGCCGCCCTCGTGGCGGTGGCGGAGGCCGGTTCGATCACCCGGGCGGCCGACCGGCTCGGCTACACCGCGCCCGCGCTCTCCCAGCAGCTGGCCAAGCTGGAGCGGGAGGCGGGGGCGGCGCTGCTGGTGCGTCACCACCGCGGCGCCCGGCTGACGGCGGCCGGTGAGCTGCTGCTCGTACGGGCGCGGCGGGTGCTGGACGAGCTGGACCTGGCGCGGCACGAGCTGGCGCGGCTGACCGGGCTGTCCGGCGGGCGGCTGCGGGTGGGCACGTTCGAGACGGCCGGTACGCATCTGCTGCCGCCCGCGCTCAGCTCGTTCCGTCGGGCGCACCCGGATGTGGAGCTGAGCGTGACGGAGTTCGTCCCGCCCCAGGAGATGACGGCGGTGGCGCTGGGCGAGGTGGATCTGGCGCTGACGCACGAGTATGTGCCCGGCGAGGCGGTGCCGGTGCCGGACGGCGTACGGCTGGAGCCGCTGCTGACCGAGGAGCTGGTGCTGGTCACGGCCCCCGGCCACGCCCTGTCGGCGGGCACCGGGCGGCTCGCGCTGAGCGAACTGGCCGGCCAGCCATTGGTGAGCATGGCGCCGGCCAATCCCAACCGGCGGGCGGTGGAGGCGGCTCTGGCGGCCGCCGGGGCGAGTGTGGCGGTGCGCTGTGAGTCCCCGGGCTACGGGGTGGTGTGTGCGCTGGTCAGCGCCGGGATGGGGGTGGCGGTGGTGCCAGAGATGATGGCGGTCGGGGCGGTGACCCCGTTGGGGATGCGCCGGCTGGATCCGCCCGAGCTGCGCCGCACGATCTCGGTGGCCTCCCGCTCCGGCAGCGGCACCCCGGCCGCGGACACCCTGCGCGCCCTGCTGCACGGCGCGTTCGCCCGCAAGCCGGCGTCCTGA
- a CDS encoding LysE family translocator — protein MDGQLMTFTAVAAGMVALPGADFAVVVRQALDSRRAGVAAALGVAGGLLVHTALAVAGLAAVLVAVPTLFQTVQLLGGGYLLYLGIRSLSAAALQWSAARAERLAAAAQDGSAGEARAGNAPARDLAAQGPRPGATARRSTAHSLRQGFLTNALNPKAPVLFLSLLPQFVPAGQPPLPRTLLLAAIVVAMAAVWFPAVALLVDRLGGQLRRPPVARALEAATGTLLTVLGGVLLAELVLA, from the coding sequence ATGGACGGACAGCTGATGACTTTCACCGCCGTCGCCGCGGGCATGGTCGCCCTGCCGGGCGCGGACTTCGCGGTCGTGGTGCGCCAGGCCCTGGACTCGCGCCGGGCAGGAGTGGCGGCCGCGCTCGGCGTCGCCGGCGGGCTGCTGGTGCACACCGCGCTGGCGGTGGCCGGACTGGCGGCGGTGCTGGTGGCCGTGCCGACGCTGTTCCAGACCGTCCAACTGCTGGGCGGCGGCTATCTGTTGTATCTGGGCATCCGTTCATTGAGCGCGGCCGCACTGCAGTGGTCCGCAGCGCGCGCGGAGCGGCTCGCCGCTGCGGCGCAGGACGGATCCGCCGGGGAGGCCCGCGCCGGGAACGCACCCGCCCGGGACCTCGCCGCTCAGGGCCCCCGGCCCGGTGCGACGGCCCGCCGGAGCACCGCACACAGCCTGCGCCAGGGCTTTCTCACCAATGCGCTCAATCCCAAGGCCCCCGTTCTCTTCCTCAGTCTGCTCCCGCAGTTCGTCCCGGCGGGACAGCCCCCGCTGCCCCGCACCCTGTTGCTGGCCGCCATCGTCGTCGCCATGGCGGCGGTGTGGTTTCCCGCCGTGGCACTGCTCGTCGACCGCCTCGGCGGCCAACTGCGGCGCCCGCCGGTGGCCCGCGCCCTGGAGGCGGCCACCGGAACGCTGCTGACCGTGCTGGGCGGCGTCCTGCTGGCCGAGCTGGTGCTCGCCTGA
- the bioD gene encoding dethiobiotin synthase yields MSVLFVTGTGTEIGKTVTTAAIAAAALAEGRSVAVLKPAQTGVGADEAGDAAEVVRLAGPVTTAELARFPEPLAPATAASRAGLPAVGPAEIAEAAAKLDASHDLVLVEGAGGLLVRFDDEGHTLADAARLARAPVLVVVQAGLGTLNITALTALALRAHGLHCPGVVIGDWPARPDLAARCNLTDLPESAGAPLLGVIPQGSGSLPPQTFRTAAREWLAPELWGAGPLRLPS; encoded by the coding sequence ATGTCGGTGCTGTTCGTGACGGGCACGGGCACGGAGATCGGCAAGACCGTGACCACGGCCGCGATCGCTGCGGCGGCGCTCGCCGAGGGCCGTTCGGTGGCGGTGCTCAAACCGGCACAGACCGGGGTGGGCGCCGACGAGGCGGGCGACGCGGCGGAGGTCGTGCGGCTGGCGGGTCCGGTCACCACGGCCGAACTCGCCCGCTTTCCCGAGCCGTTGGCGCCCGCCACGGCCGCCTCCCGGGCCGGGCTGCCCGCGGTGGGCCCGGCCGAGATCGCCGAGGCCGCCGCCAAGCTGGACGCCTCGCACGACCTGGTGCTCGTCGAGGGCGCCGGCGGCCTCCTCGTCCGCTTCGACGACGAAGGCCACACCCTCGCCGACGCCGCCCGCCTGGCCAGGGCCCCCGTCCTGGTGGTCGTCCAGGCCGGTCTCGGCACCCTCAACATCACCGCCCTGACCGCCCTGGCCCTGCGGGCGCACGGCCTCCACTGCCCCGGTGTCGTCATCGGCGACTGGCCCGCGCGGCCCGACCTCGCCGCGCGCTGCAACCTCACCGATCTGCCCGAGTCCGCGGGTGCCCCGCTCCTGGGCGTGATTCCGCAGGGCTCCGGCTCCCTGCCGCCGCAGACCTTCCGTACGGCGGCACGGGAGTGGCTGGCACCGGAACTGTGGGGCGCGGGACCGCTGCGCCTGCCGTCCTGA
- a CDS encoding GNAT family N-acetyltransferase: MSDLHIRAAAPSDLDAVLAFWKVAAEGTSISDDSDGVARLLARDPESLLLAERGGELAGTVIAGFDGWRCHLYRLAVHPGHRRQGVGGALLAAAEERFVALGGRRGDAMVLDRNDLAQHAWRAAGYAPEPQWSRWVKHLADGD; encoded by the coding sequence ATGAGTGATCTTCACATCCGGGCCGCGGCACCGTCCGATCTCGATGCCGTACTGGCCTTCTGGAAGGTGGCCGCCGAGGGCACCAGCATCAGCGACGACTCCGACGGGGTGGCGCGCCTGCTGGCCCGCGACCCCGAGTCGCTGCTGCTGGCCGAGCGAGGCGGCGAGCTGGCGGGGACGGTCATCGCCGGGTTCGACGGCTGGCGCTGCCATCTGTACCGGCTGGCCGTGCATCCCGGCCACCGCAGGCAGGGGGTCGGCGGTGCGCTGCTGGCGGCCGCCGAGGAGCGCTTCGTCGCGCTCGGCGGGCGGCGCGGGGACGCGATGGTGCTGGACCGCAACGACCTGGCCCAGCATGCCTGGCGCGCGGCGGGCTACGCGCCGGAGCCGCAGTGGAGCCGGTGGGTCAAGCACCTGGCGGACGGGGACTGA
- a CDS encoding adenosylmethionine--8-amino-7-oxononanoate transaminase, whose translation MPEPLPGPAAALTPDELLALDRQHVWHPYGPMPGRAEPLLVESASGVRLRLARPAEGRDELVDGMSSWWSAVHGYNHPVLNDAARGQLERMSHVMFGGLTHEPAVRLAKRLVDLTPEPLEHVFLADSGSVSVEVAVKMCLQYWRSLGRPSKQRLLTWRGGYHGDTWQPMSVCDPDGGMHELWQGVLPRQIFADAPPPGFDTPPDPAYLTHLHDLIARHADELAAVIVEPVVQGAGGMSFHSPAYLRALREACDAHDVLLVFDEIATGFGRTGELFAAGHAGVAPDVMCLGKSLTGGYLTLAATLCTAAVAEGISQGELPVLAHGPTFMGNPLATAVADASIGLLLSQAWAQEVKRIETGLRDGLAAAAGVAGVRDVRVLGAIGVVQLDHAVDMAAATRAAVREGVWLRPFRDLIYTMPPYITGDDDVARICAAVCAAAREG comes from the coding sequence ATGCCTGAGCCGCTCCCCGGCCCGGCCGCGGCGCTCACCCCCGACGAACTCCTGGCGCTCGACCGGCAGCACGTCTGGCATCCGTACGGGCCGATGCCCGGCCGCGCCGAGCCGCTGCTGGTGGAGTCGGCGTCCGGCGTCCGGCTGCGGCTGGCCCGCCCCGCCGAGGGGCGCGATGAGCTGGTGGACGGGATGTCGTCCTGGTGGTCGGCGGTGCACGGCTACAACCACCCGGTGCTCAACGACGCCGCGCGGGGCCAGCTGGAGCGGATGAGCCATGTGATGTTCGGCGGGCTCACCCACGAGCCCGCCGTACGCCTGGCCAAACGGCTCGTCGATCTCACCCCGGAGCCGCTGGAGCATGTCTTCCTGGCCGACTCCGGCTCGGTGTCGGTCGAGGTCGCCGTCAAGATGTGCCTTCAGTACTGGCGCTCGCTGGGCAGGCCGAGCAAACAGCGGCTGCTGACCTGGCGGGGCGGCTATCACGGCGACACCTGGCAGCCGATGTCGGTCTGCGATCCGGACGGCGGTATGCACGAGCTGTGGCAGGGGGTGCTGCCGCGGCAGATCTTCGCGGACGCACCGCCGCCCGGTTTCGACACCCCGCCCGATCCGGCCTATCTGACGCATCTGCACGATCTGATCGCCCGGCACGCCGACGAACTGGCCGCGGTGATCGTGGAGCCGGTCGTCCAGGGCGCGGGCGGAATGTCCTTCCACTCCCCCGCGTATCTGCGGGCGCTGCGCGAGGCGTGCGACGCGCACGACGTCCTGCTCGTCTTCGACGAGATCGCCACCGGCTTCGGCCGTACGGGCGAACTCTTCGCGGCCGGGCACGCCGGCGTCGCACCCGACGTCATGTGTCTGGGCAAGTCCCTGACCGGCGGTTATCTCACCCTCGCGGCGACGCTGTGCACGGCCGCGGTCGCCGAAGGCATCTCGCAGGGCGAGCTTCCCGTTCTGGCGCACGGCCCCACCTTCATGGGCAACCCGCTGGCCACCGCCGTCGCGGACGCCTCCATCGGTCTGCTGCTGTCCCAGGCCTGGGCGCAGGAGGTCAAACGGATCGAGACCGGGCTGCGGGACGGGCTGGCGGCGGCCGCGGGCGTGGCCGGGGTGCGGGACGTCCGCGTCCTGGGCGCGATCGGCGTCGTCCAGCTCGACCATGCGGTGGACATGGCGGCCGCGACCCGGGCGGCGGTCCGGGAGGGCGTCTGGCTGCGGCCGTTCCGGGATCTGATCTACACCATGCCGCCGTACATCACCGGCGACGACGACGTGGCACGCATCTGCGCCGCGGTGTGCGCGGCGGCGCGCGAGGGCTAG
- a CDS encoding fic family toxin-antitoxin system, toxin component encodes MTLRIDLAWLLLIAERHTPGDPQVTDWGALVAAVSRHEAEIFGVPVYPDPQDRAAALLQLLLQVPALERSNAMFATAVAYGYLVAGGLKVTISPEQVRDLARLVKDGTADVRAIADILRTWTE; translated from the coding sequence ATCACCCTGCGCATCGACCTCGCCTGGCTCCTCCTGATCGCCGAACGCCACACCCCCGGAGACCCCCAGGTCACTGACTGGGGTGCCCTGGTGGCCGCCGTCAGCCGCCACGAGGCGGAGATATTCGGCGTCCCCGTCTATCCCGACCCCCAGGACCGCGCCGCGGCCCTCCTCCAACTCCTCCTCCAGGTACCGGCGTTGGAGCGCTCGAACGCCATGTTCGCCACCGCCGTCGCCTACGGCTACCTCGTCGCCGGCGGCCTGAAGGTCACCATCTCTCCCGAGCAGGTCCGCGACCTCGCCCGGCTCGTCAAGGACGGCACGGCGGACGTCCGCGCCATCGCCGACATCCTCCGCACCTGGACGGAGTGA
- a CDS encoding ATP-binding protein, producing the protein MADHQESSLTLPTAPASVALARRHALKVLADWGLPDGAETADTVRLIVSELATNAVLHTFGTSPTFTVALRLDRGELLRVGVTDSSPRRPQRLPAAVQQDNGRGMVIIRSLAAEAGGRLSVVPSECGGKTVSIAMPWTAAAG; encoded by the coding sequence ATGGCCGACCACCAGGAATCCTCACTCACCCTGCCGACCGCCCCGGCCTCCGTGGCCCTCGCCCGCCGCCATGCGCTCAAGGTGCTGGCCGACTGGGGCCTGCCCGACGGCGCCGAGACCGCCGACACCGTCCGGCTGATCGTCTCCGAGCTCGCCACCAACGCCGTCCTGCACACCTTCGGCACGTCCCCGACGTTCACCGTCGCGCTCCGCCTCGACCGCGGGGAACTGCTGCGGGTCGGCGTCACGGACAGCTCTCCGCGCCGGCCCCAGCGGCTGCCCGCCGCCGTCCAGCAGGACAACGGGCGGGGCATGGTCATCATCCGCTCGCTCGCCGCGGAAGCCGGCGGGCGGCTGTCGGTCGTGCCCAGTGAGTGCGGCGGGAAGACCGTCAGCATCGCGATGCCGTGGACGGCCGCCGCCGGGTGA
- a CDS encoding hemolysin family protein produces MIALQLFVGLLTLVVNAFFVGAEFALISVRRSQIEPHAERGDRRATSVLWGLQHVSALLAAAQLGITLCTLVLGAVAEPAIASILEPVFHAVGISEALVHPVSFVIALSLATYLHMLFGEMVPKNVALAEPVRSALVLGPPLVALTRTLRPVIFTVNAFANVLLKLMRVETRSEVAATFSDDQLAKMVEDSRAAGLLDERARERLRDALELGRRPVRDVVLPAHRVVVARMGVTAEDLERLTARSGFSRFPVVDDDSRILGYLHVKDALDATPRDLPFPVGALRPIARVRAATPLDDVLTAMRGSRTHLAAVIGDDGTLAGLVTMEDVLRELVLQQRPPAV; encoded by the coding sequence GTGATCGCCCTCCAGCTCTTCGTGGGCCTGCTGACGCTGGTCGTCAACGCCTTCTTCGTGGGTGCCGAGTTCGCGTTGATCTCGGTGCGCCGCAGTCAGATCGAACCGCATGCCGAACGCGGTGACCGGCGGGCCACCAGCGTCCTGTGGGGGCTCCAGCACGTCTCGGCGCTGCTGGCCGCCGCCCAGCTGGGCATCACGCTGTGCACGCTGGTGCTGGGTGCGGTCGCCGAACCGGCCATCGCCTCCATCCTGGAGCCGGTCTTCCACGCCGTGGGCATCTCCGAGGCGCTGGTGCACCCGGTGTCGTTCGTGATCGCGCTGTCCCTGGCCACCTATCTGCACATGCTGTTCGGCGAGATGGTGCCCAAGAACGTCGCGCTGGCCGAGCCGGTGCGCAGCGCCCTGGTGCTGGGGCCGCCGCTGGTGGCGCTGACCCGCACGCTGCGTCCGGTGATCTTCACGGTGAACGCGTTCGCCAATGTGCTGCTGAAGCTGATGCGGGTGGAGACCCGCAGCGAGGTCGCCGCGACGTTCTCGGACGACCAGCTGGCCAAGATGGTCGAGGACTCGCGGGCCGCCGGCCTGCTGGACGAGCGGGCCCGGGAGCGGCTGCGCGATGCCCTGGAACTGGGCCGGCGCCCGGTGCGCGATGTGGTGCTGCCCGCGCACCGGGTCGTCGTCGCGCGGATGGGGGTCACCGCCGAGGACCTGGAGCGGCTGACCGCCCGGTCCGGGTTCTCGCGTTTCCCGGTCGTCGACGACGACAGCCGCATCCTCGGCTATCTGCACGTCAAGGACGCGCTGGACGCCACCCCGCGCGATCTGCCGTTCCCGGTCGGCGCGCTGCGCCCGATCGCCCGGGTCAGGGCCGCGACCCCGCTGGACGACGTCCTGACGGCGATGCGCGGCTCCCGTACCCATCTGGCCGCGGTGATCGGTGACGACGGGACGCTGGCGGGGCTGGTGACGATGGAGGACGTGCTGCGGGAGCTGGTCCTTCAGCAGCGGCCGCCCGCGGTGTGA
- a CDS encoding LLM class F420-dependent oxidoreductase, giving the protein MPRPFRFGINMFALDDGASWRQKCRRAEDLGYDVLLVPDHLGMPAPFTALIAAAEATERPRVGTFVLNAGFWNPALLAREVASADALTGGRLELGLGTGYVRAEHETAGLPWGSPGQRVDHLQHTVEELDRLLGDAGYAPQPAQKPRPPLLIGGNGPRMLRLTARHAQIAAFTGGRQAPGKAEGVLELLPPDALAASVARYHEYAAGRPEPAELNILVQQVLPTDDRRAAAREVAARDIGLTADQALDSPTLLIGTPAQMAEQLRERRERYGFSYITVLEPFLDAFAPVLEELKGS; this is encoded by the coding sequence ATGCCGCGCCCGTTCCGCTTCGGTATCAATATGTTCGCTCTCGACGACGGGGCGTCCTGGCGTCAGAAATGCCGCCGTGCCGAGGACTTGGGCTACGACGTCCTGCTCGTCCCGGATCATCTGGGCATGCCGGCGCCGTTTACCGCGCTGATCGCCGCGGCGGAGGCGACCGAGCGGCCGCGGGTGGGGACGTTCGTCCTCAACGCGGGTTTCTGGAACCCGGCGTTGCTGGCCCGCGAGGTGGCGTCCGCCGATGCGCTCACCGGCGGCCGGCTGGAGCTCGGGCTGGGGACGGGCTACGTCCGCGCCGAGCACGAAACGGCCGGGCTGCCCTGGGGCTCGCCCGGTCAGCGGGTGGACCATCTCCAGCACACCGTCGAGGAGTTGGACCGGCTGCTGGGCGATGCCGGGTATGCGCCGCAGCCCGCGCAGAAGCCCCGTCCGCCGCTGCTGATCGGCGGCAACGGCCCCCGGATGCTGCGCCTGACGGCCCGTCATGCGCAGATCGCGGCGTTCACCGGCGGCCGGCAGGCGCCGGGCAAGGCGGAGGGAGTCCTGGAGCTCCTGCCGCCGGACGCGCTGGCGGCCTCGGTGGCCCGGTACCACGAGTACGCCGCCGGGCGCCCGGAGCCGGCCGAGCTGAACATCCTCGTCCAGCAGGTGCTGCCCACCGATGACCGCCGGGCGGCGGCGCGGGAGGTCGCCGCGCGGGACATCGGGCTGACCGCGGACCAGGCGCTGGACTCGCCGACCCTGCTGATCGGCACGCCCGCCCAGATGGCCGAGCAGCTGCGCGAGCGGCGCGAGCGCTACGGGTTCTCCTACATCACCGTCCTGGAGCCGTTCCTGGACGCGTTCGCCCCGGTGCTGGAGGAGCTGAAGGGCAGCTGA